One stretch of Akkermansia sp. RCC_12PD DNA includes these proteins:
- a CDS encoding RHS repeat-associated core domain-containing protein yields the protein MKKVTVNGTVTSHERYLYRGYLQLAALDMLNSRNVLRTLLWDPLEEVATRPLALVWNNALYCYGWDFNKNVTEVFNREGAIAVAYDYSPYGIVSSTGNLVQPVQWSSEMNDEELELVYYNYRYYNPADGRWINRDPIAEQGDWNLYGFVRNNLNIDNLGLLSNDGSGTVIPNTETEGNCIGIACETTKPLSPDPEKIPKNVDLNTFLDIIREILIGDCTRMEKNSTQNETQCQECEREIICLAYFITKQSELILKFIV from the coding sequence GTGAAGAAAGTAACCGTCAACGGAACGGTCACCAGCCATGAACGCTACCTGTACCGCGGCTACCTGCAACTAGCGGCCCTGGACATGCTCAACAGCCGGAACGTGCTCCGGACACTGTTGTGGGATCCTCTGGAAGAGGTAGCTACGCGTCCCCTGGCCTTGGTGTGGAATAATGCTCTTTACTGCTATGGGTGGGACTTCAACAAGAACGTCACAGAGGTGTTCAATAGGGAAGGCGCTATTGCTGTTGCCTATGATTATTCTCCCTATGGAATAGTCAGTAGTACAGGTAACCTCGTCCAGCCGGTGCAGTGGAGCAGCGAGATGAACGATGAAGAGTTGGAGCTGGTCTATTATAATTACCGCTATTACAACCCGGCTGATGGCAGATGGATCAATCGTGATCCCATCGCTGAACAGGGTGATTGGAATTTGTATGGGTTTGTGAGAAATAATTTAAATATTGATAACCTCGGGTTATTATCTAACGATGGTAGCGGCACAGTCATTCCGAACACAGAAACAGAAGGTAATTGTATTGGAATTGCATGTGAAACGACAAAACCATTGTCTCCCGATCCAGAAAAGATACCTAAAAATGTAGATTTAAACACATTTCTTGATATCATTCGAGAAATTCTTATTGGAGATTGTACTCGAATGGAGAAAAACAGTACACAAAATGAAACCCAATGCCAAGAATGTGAAAGAGAAATCATTTGCTTAGCATACTTTATCACGAAGCAGAGCGAATTGATATTGAAGTTCATTGTGTAG
- a CDS encoding M35 family metallo-endopeptidase gives MNTPAATPGSKSSSIPAYRKWYFGSTAKPMLRGMRTASEPDPLPFEPIHEKDNHKVGPPSTSADGYNTYGTFTIPEGADGKKLYGTCSLFLGVDDWGSLEVKDSGGKVVAQVDLKENSQEAGDKGGHKYHTGTGGAQLPSGSYSWEVNQTNIDYKPEKDNVSICNYSIDVVPTEPGGKEEPEKCPCEGDTCDNSGGTPPSPSLARSGSAAGVKSSTLGNYSSAGCSVTAESTATLMYWSCNFGAFRGLGNLPAGRLELRAEENISGLENPVSLAYNHPLNSRLDVPEGGIVPGVRFNLVQGDRVIAMRCYTDGSVLPIGVDTSGGGRAALATVEGQSCLQWTVMDGSAYLFSAETGTLLTYTTADRQVISNVATYLDVRHAQDGSLRQIWNLWDGLLNVENVTAAGYLIALYTPGQITGTDEQGFYSVTGVPFKTFALSLSTDGQFTITEQTPARQPYAVTWWKNGLAWNMRRGTGEEAITTTRTRTEVEPEDSVWQLVTEISKGGIMAARTCSIYQTTDVGDLLLTRVEGYQSPEAQTTQYAYDQCGRLKTETAPDGSQIHYAYDLYGRLLTRDEPWAESGRRITRYTYAYSGEADFNDEPATETVDLLPLEGHIKTLASTAWKYTTANHVKRTEKRVTGSGVTGTHLTATEQWLAGAPDVYARGRTRMTRDLNGVQTWHDYAATTEHGALYTETVETRLNGETVPGQSTRTITWITAEGQRVREESHVLLSSGEWAITDSASYEFDTQNRWVKKTAGNGRVTQRELMCDGRLLWGIDEDGVRTDYAYDTARQLMETTRSGVTDGETVVTPETITTYTRDAQGRVLQTRTDTGAMTTQESTAYDLLGRTISTTDVLGRVTTYAYSQDGLTTTRTIPSGATFITRSAPDGTVLEESGTGQRHVIHSIDLANDGVRTFTKAICGETEIELQRMIVNGAGETLRTGVPNTVGGFMYTRNTYNAKGQLTKTQTDAETAATTMAPTLWEYDAFGNRTKETWKLADPATVSNSRITAWSYGVEQAEDGVYRVVTATSNNGQGTTYDETQKTLLSSLSPTLESKVISIDPRGNISTQWSEYGAGALRTQKSNIPTSSITATATVIDGFTTAQTDYAGIVTSQTRTYAETGIVYTQTDGRGNTTTTKTDIAGRTASVTDAAGNTTSTAYSPYFDQPSVVTNALGNAAHYKYDVRGRKTAQYGTGAQPLIFAYDEANRMVSLTTFREDAGDITTDPTGRTDGDLTTWSYDDATGLLIRKTYADGTHEDTTYNALNLKSTLTDARGIVTTWGYNLKKGVNTSVSYSDSTPGIQYAYNYLNQLMRVTDASGTRTISYNQYSEPDTDSITIGGASYQLQENYDIYGRSSGYALKQGTTVLQEVSQGYEANGRLASAGIMHGGEEQTFAYSYLAGSSLLFSLAMPNGIVRELAYEEHRDLATAINYHLGETVPVSCTQSYDALGRPVTRTRQRGTEAARNDSFSYNGRNELTAATLGTAPYGYSYDNIGNRKTAQELAEELAYTANELNQYTRIEERGETPFVPTYDASGNQTLIKTSTGIWTAAYNAANRAVSFTSRDGATVVECGYDYQGRRYMKKVTVNGTVTSHERYLYRGYLQIAALDMLNSRNVLRTLLWDPLEPVVTRPLALVQDNALYCYGVDFNKNVTEVFDAQGTIAAAYDYSPYGQVASTGDLVQPVQWSSEMNDEELALVYYNYRYYNPADGRWINRDPVAEEGGWNLYAIVKNHIFLNSDRLGLEPKIEYDENCRDKRPNISKQFKIAQNAISKAIKDINPKSDRYVRFFGKYSRARHQVVNRVISEIKRILDHATISVDCCGIECDENWIAYVYNNDGKFQIFLCPEFFSSPGGNDFKNQANTILHELSHEVEMPQPNLVLDKQAPWNPNTEPSGAPYGDDYAEWIAEHDAWTAVTNAENYAAYLSENL, from the coding sequence ATGAACACTCCAGCTGCTACTCCTGGCAGCAAGTCTTCTTCCATTCCTGCTTATCGCAAATGGTACTTCGGCTCTACGGCCAAACCCATGCTGCGGGGCATGCGCACCGCTTCGGAGCCCGATCCGCTGCCGTTTGAACCAATCCACGAAAAAGACAACCACAAAGTAGGTCCTCCCAGCACCTCGGCGGACGGGTACAACACCTACGGCACCTTCACCATCCCGGAAGGAGCCGATGGCAAAAAGCTCTACGGCACCTGTTCTCTCTTCCTGGGGGTGGACGACTGGGGCAGTCTGGAGGTGAAGGACTCCGGCGGCAAGGTGGTGGCGCAGGTGGACCTGAAGGAAAACTCGCAGGAGGCGGGAGACAAGGGCGGCCACAAATACCACACGGGCACCGGCGGGGCGCAGCTGCCTTCCGGTTCCTACAGCTGGGAAGTCAACCAGACCAACATCGACTACAAGCCTGAAAAAGACAACGTCTCCATCTGCAACTACAGCATCGACGTGGTTCCGACGGAGCCGGGCGGCAAGGAGGAACCTGAGAAGTGCCCGTGCGAGGGAGACACGTGCGACAATAGCGGCGGAACGCCGCCCTCCCCGTCGCTGGCCCGGTCGGGCTCTGCGGCGGGTGTGAAAAGCAGCACACTGGGGAACTACTCCTCGGCAGGGTGCAGCGTGACGGCGGAAAGCACGGCTACGCTGATGTACTGGTCGTGCAACTTTGGGGCATTCAGGGGGCTGGGAAATCTTCCTGCGGGGCGGTTGGAACTGAGGGCTGAGGAAAACATCTCCGGCCTGGAAAACCCGGTGTCTCTGGCCTACAACCATCCCTTGAACAGCCGTCTGGACGTGCCCGAAGGGGGCATTGTGCCCGGAGTGCGGTTCAATCTGGTGCAGGGAGACCGGGTGATTGCGATGCGCTGCTACACGGACGGGTCCGTGCTGCCCATCGGGGTGGACACGTCGGGCGGAGGGCGCGCGGCTCTGGCCACGGTGGAGGGGCAATCCTGCCTGCAATGGACCGTCATGGATGGCAGCGCCTACCTCTTCTCGGCGGAAACAGGAACGCTCCTCACCTACACCACGGCCGACAGGCAGGTCATCTCCAATGTCGCCACTTATCTGGACGTCAGGCATGCCCAGGACGGCTCCCTCAGGCAAATCTGGAACCTGTGGGACGGCCTGCTCAACGTGGAAAACGTCACGGCCGCGGGCTACCTCATCGCGCTCTACACGCCGGGGCAAATCACCGGAACGGACGAACAGGGATTTTATAGCGTTACAGGCGTTCCCTTCAAAACGTTTGCCCTCTCCCTTTCCACGGACGGCCAATTCACCATCACGGAGCAGACGCCGGCCAGGCAGCCCTATGCCGTCACCTGGTGGAAAAACGGCCTGGCGTGGAACATGCGGAGGGGGACGGGAGAAGAGGCGATTACAACCACCCGCACGCGCACGGAGGTGGAACCGGAAGACTCGGTCTGGCAGCTGGTGACGGAAATCTCCAAAGGGGGCATCATGGCGGCGCGCACCTGCTCCATCTATCAAACGACGGACGTAGGCGACCTGCTGCTCACCCGGGTGGAAGGCTACCAAAGTCCGGAGGCGCAAACCACGCAATACGCCTACGACCAGTGCGGACGGCTCAAGACGGAAACGGCTCCCGACGGCAGCCAAATTCATTACGCGTATGACCTCTACGGCCGGCTGCTTACCCGCGACGAACCGTGGGCGGAAAGCGGCAGGCGCATCACGCGCTACACCTATGCCTATTCGGGAGAAGCCGACTTCAACGACGAACCCGCCACGGAAACGGTAGACCTGCTTCCACTGGAAGGGCACATCAAAACGCTGGCGTCCACCGCCTGGAAATACACGACGGCCAACCACGTCAAGAGGACGGAAAAGAGGGTCACGGGGTCAGGTGTGACGGGCACGCACCTGACGGCCACGGAACAATGGCTGGCCGGCGCGCCCGATGTCTACGCCCGCGGACGCACCCGGATGACCCGGGACCTCAACGGCGTGCAAACGTGGCACGACTACGCGGCCACGACGGAACACGGTGCCCTCTACACGGAAACGGTTGAAACGCGCCTCAACGGGGAAACCGTGCCGGGACAGAGCACGCGCACCATTACCTGGATCACGGCGGAAGGGCAGCGCGTCAGGGAGGAAAGCCACGTTCTGCTCAGCAGCGGGGAATGGGCCATCACAGACAGCGCCTCTTACGAATTTGACACGCAGAACCGGTGGGTGAAAAAGACGGCTGGCAACGGCCGGGTGACGCAGCGCGAATTGATGTGCGACGGGCGCCTGCTGTGGGGTATTGATGAAGACGGCGTCAGAACGGACTACGCCTACGACACGGCAAGACAATTGATGGAAACAACCCGCTCCGGCGTGACGGACGGGGAAACCGTCGTCACGCCGGAAACCATCACCACCTACACGAGGGACGCCCAGGGGCGTGTGCTGCAAACACGCACGGACACGGGAGCGATGACTACGCAGGAAAGCACGGCATATGATCTTCTTGGAAGAACAATCTCCACCACGGACGTCCTGGGCCGGGTCACCACCTACGCCTACAGCCAGGACGGTTTGACGACCACGCGTACCATCCCCTCCGGAGCCACATTCATCACGCGCAGCGCCCCGGACGGAACGGTCCTGGAAGAATCCGGCACGGGACAGCGTCATGTCATCCATTCCATTGACTTGGCCAATGACGGCGTTCGGACCTTCACGAAAGCCATCTGTGGTGAGACGGAAATCGAGCTGCAAAGAATGATCGTCAACGGAGCCGGGGAAACCCTGCGCACGGGCGTCCCCAACACCGTCGGCGGGTTCATGTACACGAGAAACACCTACAACGCCAAGGGACAGCTCACCAAAACACAGACGGATGCGGAAACCGCGGCCACAACGATGGCCCCGACCCTGTGGGAATACGATGCCTTCGGCAACAGAACGAAAGAAACCTGGAAGCTTGCCGATCCGGCCACCGTATCCAACTCGCGCATCACCGCGTGGAGCTACGGCGTGGAGCAGGCAGAAGATGGCGTGTACCGTGTCGTCACGGCAACCAGCAACAACGGCCAGGGCACGACCTATGACGAGACGCAAAAAACGCTTCTCTCCTCCCTCTCGCCCACGCTGGAAAGCAAGGTCATTTCCATCGACCCCAGAGGAAATATATCCACGCAGTGGAGCGAATACGGCGCGGGCGCTCTGCGGACGCAGAAAAGCAACATTCCCACCTCCAGCATCACGGCTACAGCCACGGTTATCGACGGCTTCACCACCGCGCAGACCGACTACGCAGGCATCGTAACCAGCCAAACCCGCACCTATGCGGAAACCGGCATCGTCTATACCCAAACCGACGGCCGGGGCAACACGACCACGACGAAGACCGATATTGCGGGGCGCACCGCCTCGGTGACGGACGCGGCGGGCAACACGACTTCCACCGCCTACAGTCCTTATTTCGACCAGCCTTCCGTGGTCACCAACGCCCTCGGGAATGCAGCCCATTACAAGTACGACGTCCGGGGTCGCAAGACGGCGCAATACGGCACGGGCGCCCAACCCCTGATCTTTGCCTACGACGAAGCCAACAGAATGGTAAGCCTCACCACGTTCAGGGAGGACGCGGGGGACATCACCACCGATCCCACGGGACGCACGGACGGGGACCTCACCACCTGGAGCTACGATGACGCCACGGGCCTGCTCATCCGCAAAACCTACGCGGACGGCACCCATGAGGACACTACCTACAATGCCCTGAACCTCAAATCAACGCTCACCGACGCGCGGGGGATCGTCACCACCTGGGGCTACAACCTGAAAAAGGGGGTCAACACCTCCGTCTCCTACAGCGACTCCACGCCCGGCATCCAATACGCCTACAACTACCTCAACCAGCTGATGAGGGTGACGGATGCTTCCGGTACGCGCACCATCTCCTACAACCAATACAGCGAACCGGACACCGATAGCATCACGATAGGGGGAGCCTCCTACCAGCTCCAGGAAAACTACGATATCTACGGCCGGTCCTCCGGCTACGCCTTAAAGCAGGGAACCACCGTTCTTCAGGAAGTCAGCCAGGGGTATGAAGCCAACGGGCGGCTTGCCAGTGCCGGAATCATGCACGGAGGAGAAGAACAGACATTCGCCTACAGCTATCTGGCAGGAAGCAGCCTGCTCTTCAGCCTGGCGATGCCCAACGGCATCGTCAGGGAACTTGCCTATGAAGAACACCGCGACCTGGCAACAGCCATCAACTACCATCTGGGAGAAACCGTGCCGGTCTCGTGCACCCAGAGCTACGACGCATTGGGACGCCCGGTCACCCGCACCCGGCAGCGGGGAACCGAAGCTGCCCGCAATGACAGCTTCAGCTACAACGGCAGAAATGAACTCACCGCAGCTACCCTGGGCACCGCCCCCTACGGTTACAGCTACGACAACATCGGCAACCGCAAGACGGCGCAGGAACTGGCCGAGGAACTCGCCTACACAGCCAACGAACTCAACCAGTACACCCGCATTGAAGAAAGGGGGGAAACGCCTTTTGTGCCGACGTACGACGCCTCGGGCAACCAGACGCTGATCAAAACATCAACGGGTATCTGGACGGCCGCTTACAACGCGGCCAACCGGGCGGTGAGCTTCACCAGCCGGGACGGCGCTACGGTGGTGGAATGCGGGTACGACTACCAGGGCCGCCGCTACATGAAGAAAGTAACCGTCAACGGAACGGTCACCAGCCATGAACGCTACCTGTACCGCGGCTACCTGCAGATAGCTGCGCTGGACATGCTCAACAGCCGGAACGTGCTTCGGACACTGTTGTGGGATCCTCTGGAACCGGTGGTCACACGGCCTCTGGCTCTGGTGCAGGATAATGCCCTGTACTGCTATGGCGTTGACTTTAACAAGAACGTGACGGAGGTGTTCGACGCGCAGGGAACAATCGCGGCGGCTTACGATTACTCACCCTATGGACAGGTTGCTTCCACGGGAGACCTTGTCCAGCCCGTGCAGTGGTCCAGCGAGATGAACGACGAAGAACTCGCCCTGGTCTATTACAATTACCGCTATTACAACCCGGCTGATGGCAGGTGGATTAATCGCGATCCCGTCGCCGAAGAAGGGGGATGGAATTTATATGCAATTGTTAAAAACCATATATTTCTTAACAGTGACCGTTTGGGATTAGAGCCAAAGATTGAATATGACGAGAATTGTAGAGATAAAAGACCTAATATAAGCAAGCAATTTAAGATAGCTCAGAATGCAATTTCTAAGGCAATAAAGGACATCAATCCCAAGTCGGATCGTTATGTTCGGTTTTTTGGTAAGTATTCCCGCGCACGACACCAAGTGGTTAATCGCGTAATTTCAGAAATAAAACGTATCTTGGATCATGCAACTATTTCTGTTGATTGTTGTGGAATAGAATGCGACGAAAATTGGATTGCTTATGTTTATAACAATGATGGGAAATTTCAAATATTTCTATGCCCTGAATTCTTCAGTTCTCCAGGAGGCAATGATTTTAAGAACCAAGCTAATACCATATTGCACGAATTATCACATGAAGTAGAAATGCCACAACCTAATCTTGTTTTGGATAAACAAGCCCCATGGAATCCTAATACGGAACCTTCCGGTGCCCCTTACGGGGATGATTATGCGGAATGGATAGCTGAACATGATGCTTGGACAGCTGTAACGAATGCAGAAAATTATGCTGCATATCTTTCGGAAAATTTATAG